The following proteins are co-located in the Desulfomonile tiedjei genome:
- a CDS encoding thiolase domain-containing protein: MAKPRVAVIGVGQSTFVRSYPGSIRELAFEAYRAAMLDAGLKAEQIDASVVCSAPEYDKQRTPAGLMAEYMGLNPQPTFYVESVCSSSSSGLRTAYALIASGLHDVVLILGFQKMSEITSAESQERMGRGADIQWEAPFGTMMPAYYAMFARGHMTQYGTTEEDLALIRVKASTYGQINDKAVFRKAVTLEQVLEPKYIATPLKMFDCCANADGSSCIILASEEKAKELSQKPVWIKGLGMATAPINMSGRDTFSGLRCAQLAAKRAYDMAGIKASDVNVAEVHDCFTIAEMMAYEDLGFAEPGQGKELIRNKETYKEGKIPVNVDGGLLSKGHPIGATGGSQIRTIILQLRGEAGEMQVPNAKIGLVHNIGGVGIYGNVSIFGAE, encoded by the coding sequence ATGGCGAAACCAAGGGTCGCTGTCATCGGTGTTGGGCAAAGCACTTTCGTGCGATCGTACCCGGGTTCCATCCGAGAACTCGCGTTTGAGGCCTACCGGGCCGCTATGTTGGATGCGGGACTCAAAGCCGAGCAAATAGATGCGTCGGTGGTGTGCTCTGCACCGGAATACGACAAACAAAGAACACCCGCCGGGCTCATGGCGGAGTACATGGGGCTGAATCCGCAGCCCACTTTCTATGTTGAAAGCGTGTGCTCCTCAAGCTCCAGCGGCCTGCGCACCGCCTATGCATTGATCGCTTCGGGACTCCATGACGTGGTGCTCATCCTGGGGTTTCAGAAGATGTCCGAGATCACCTCCGCGGAGTCGCAAGAAAGGATGGGCCGAGGAGCAGACATCCAGTGGGAAGCGCCCTTTGGAACAATGATGCCTGCTTATTATGCCATGTTCGCCCGAGGCCACATGACCCAATACGGCACCACAGAGGAAGACCTGGCCCTGATCAGAGTCAAAGCCTCCACGTACGGGCAGATCAACGACAAGGCGGTGTTTCGCAAAGCCGTTACCCTTGAGCAAGTCCTCGAACCAAAATATATAGCGACGCCGTTGAAAATGTTCGATTGCTGCGCCAACGCTGACGGCTCCTCATGCATTATTCTTGCTTCAGAAGAGAAGGCCAAGGAACTGAGCCAAAAGCCGGTTTGGATCAAAGGCCTGGGTATGGCCACCGCCCCGATAAATATGTCCGGGCGGGATACATTCAGCGGGCTGAGATGCGCTCAATTGGCCGCGAAAAGGGCCTACGACATGGCCGGAATCAAGGCCTCGGACGTAAATGTGGCTGAAGTCCACGACTGCTTCACCATAGCCGAAATGATGGCTTACGAAGACCTGGGCTTTGCCGAGCCCGGCCAGGGCAAGGAACTTATCCGAAACAAAGAAACTTATAAGGAAGGCAAAATACCCGTGAATGTCGACGGTGGGCTCCTTTCCAAGGGACACCCTATCGGAGCGACAGGGGGCTCCCAAATCAGAACCATAATTCTACAACTGCGGGGGGAAGCCGGTGAAATGCAGGTCCCCAACGCAAAAATCGGACTCGTCCATAATATCGGCGGTGTCGGAATCTACGGCAACGTGAGCATTTTTGGGGCAGAGTGA
- a CDS encoding GntR family transcriptional regulator, producing the protein MKAELTPLPRENITARIYRQMKSRLMTGTLKPGDTLKLRSISETFGTSQTPVREALLQLVSERALAMSPGKSITVPILGKNRLQELRDIRLCLEMLATERATPLITGAEISKLQKIHKKMHGDKLKEEKEGVLSNNWEFHFVLYQASRMPELLAIIEGLWAQTGPSLSYLYRKPFVHLYDEHPHLQLIEALKRHDVPAAVAAIKKDVAGYGAALMDRMFEVVRDEAGSQRSGLHS; encoded by the coding sequence ATGAAGGCAGAGCTAACACCGCTACCACGAGAAAATATAACGGCCAGGATTTATCGGCAGATGAAAAGCCGGTTGATGACCGGGACCCTGAAACCTGGCGATACCCTAAAGCTGCGTTCGATAAGCGAAACGTTCGGCACCAGCCAGACACCGGTCCGGGAGGCTTTATTACAACTCGTATCGGAGCGGGCGTTGGCGATGTCGCCCGGAAAATCCATAACTGTACCTATTTTGGGCAAAAATAGACTCCAGGAACTCCGTGACATTCGGCTTTGCTTAGAGATGCTGGCCACCGAACGAGCGACGCCGCTCATTACCGGAGCGGAAATATCGAAACTTCAAAAGATCCATAAAAAAATGCACGGAGATAAACTCAAGGAAGAGAAAGAGGGCGTGCTAAGCAACAACTGGGAATTCCATTTCGTTTTATATCAGGCGTCACGCATGCCGGAACTCCTAGCCATTATCGAAGGGCTGTGGGCGCAAACCGGTCCGTCGCTTTCCTATCTTTATCGCAAACCATTTGTGCATCTCTACGACGAGCACCCTCACCTGCAACTCATCGAGGCCCTCAAGCGGCATGACGTGCCGGCGGCAGTCGCGGCCATTAAAAAAGACGTAGCCGGATACGGCGCTGCTTTGATGGATCGCATGTTCGAAGTGGTTCGCGATGAGGCCGGCAGCCAGAGGTCAGGTCTACACTCTTGA
- a CDS encoding UTP--glucose-1-phosphate uridylyltransferase — protein MRLEAIEDRIRRKMEGRAISSGAVDRFLDMLRHVSEGNSGYMPLDSVATPDPSRLLDAQSELKDLPGLEERGEKLLNKVAVIKLNGGRSTTMGTRVPKGILEAKNGRSYLEIIIGQIASIRRKWRVDVPLVLMNSFFTHGPTMEIVNRHNISALTFVQNQVPRLVEDTLAPLETGTDEDWVPPGHGDVYESLRTTGLLRNLRERGCRWAFISNLDNLAACLEPWIIGLLDRHEIEFLLEVTDRTPADRKGGTLVVKNGRLDLLEIAQVAPAERDDFMDIDRFRVFNTNNVWVDLEALDRVLQERSLNLPIIQNHKSIDGIRVVQLETAMGAAIGSFPRSRGLRVGRDRFFPTKKVSDLFVLQSDVCILDSMSRLQRNPLRPASLPLVPKVYFGDDFLVSPHKLGERFEDPASVSMVLASSLEVRGPAYFERDVRIEGEVKIDARTGKNCRIPRGSVLRDCNYP, from the coding sequence ATGAGATTGGAGGCCATAGAAGATCGGATCAGGCGCAAGATGGAAGGCAGAGCTATCAGCTCGGGCGCTGTGGATCGGTTTCTGGACATGCTCCGGCATGTCTCGGAAGGAAATTCCGGCTACATGCCGTTGGATTCCGTCGCGACGCCCGATCCGAGCCGGTTGTTGGACGCGCAGTCCGAACTGAAGGATCTCCCGGGACTGGAGGAGCGCGGCGAAAAGTTACTGAACAAAGTCGCGGTCATCAAGCTGAATGGGGGCCGCAGCACCACCATGGGGACGCGGGTCCCCAAGGGAATTCTGGAGGCCAAGAACGGACGATCTTATCTTGAAATCATCATAGGCCAAATCGCGTCAATTAGAAGGAAATGGCGCGTGGACGTGCCGCTGGTTCTCATGAATAGTTTCTTTACACATGGTCCGACCATGGAAATTGTGAACCGGCACAACATTTCCGCGCTGACCTTTGTCCAGAATCAGGTTCCTCGCCTGGTGGAAGACACCTTGGCGCCGCTGGAAACGGGGACCGACGAAGACTGGGTGCCGCCGGGACACGGCGATGTCTACGAAAGCCTCAGAACAACAGGCTTACTGCGTAACCTCAGGGAACGGGGATGCCGCTGGGCCTTCATCAGCAACCTGGACAATCTGGCGGCCTGTCTGGAACCGTGGATAATCGGCCTGCTCGACCGTCACGAAATTGAATTCCTATTGGAAGTCACTGACCGGACTCCCGCTGACCGGAAGGGTGGGACCCTGGTGGTCAAAAACGGACGCCTCGATTTGCTGGAGATTGCCCAAGTGGCGCCGGCGGAGCGGGACGATTTCATGGACATCGACCGATTCCGGGTTTTCAATACCAACAACGTCTGGGTTGATTTGGAGGCGCTCGACCGGGTGTTGCAAGAGAGATCGCTCAATCTTCCCATAATTCAAAACCATAAAAGCATTGACGGAATAAGGGTCGTCCAGCTTGAAACCGCAATGGGAGCGGCAATTGGGTCGTTTCCCCGCTCTCGCGGCCTGAGGGTGGGCAGAGACAGGTTCTTTCCCACCAAAAAAGTCAGCGATCTTTTCGTGCTTCAATCAGATGTGTGCATACTGGATTCCATGTCCCGGTTGCAGAGGAATCCCTTGCGTCCCGCATCGCTTCCATTAGTCCCGAAAGTCTATTTTGGGGATGATTTCTTGGTATCTCCTCATAAGCTTGGAGAACGTTTCGAGGACCCGGCGTCAGTGTCAATGGTCCTGGCTTCCTCGCTGGAGGTGAGAGGACCGGCTTATTTCGAGCGGGATGTTCGGATCGAAGGGGAGGTTAAAATTGACGCGCGGACCGGTAAGAACTGCCGTATCCCACGCGGGAGCGTTCTGCGCGACTGCAATTATCCGTAG
- a CDS encoding DUF748 domain-containing protein yields MRRFYKVLSVLLVLIALIAATALVAVRFLPESDLIRNNVQEKLGALIGHEVVLGALKISASFPSLIHLSFEGISVNSPRGKRILSADKVVLSPALRPLLNREVSVESITVQGLRLSVDHIREGEDKETSEPASRLAAQKQTQGDGGVDAPPTGATQAAGPEERPAEKAGTFRWSVNKVKVVDARIDWADRQIVPGREVVVSLNGLDGSLIRRNEGNSFAVNLAALISVDKANSGAVKIGGTITANSDLSRVIGGQIDLSGESLELKPFHALLPASTPLFREFDSAVVGGRFSWEDAQRPRITCKLDLKAANKGHAQVGLQAELVAAEDLSSVEEIRGTAETASLPLSFIRAHLPAQIPLDPSQGVVKGSLKGEWTTGKDWLVGGALGVEDAAPTGSIKGIAKHLRLWAHIKVNPQLLLLENMEVFGATRLASIGGKVTKPFSPNPGIDLKGEVAVEPHWLKGFGIQIPKTLEIGGVIPVRGLVRGDADQLWMDLTGDLTGTSIKWNQSFRKEPGKKATLSFKGKFLPSRDGKVRQQKPEALIRLSMAGVNLRLTPKAPWMSGAVVQLDSRVLTNGSAFDFKDAVLAVRRGSEAGDLLTAKASANGVGSASPRIEANGTVVLDKRLLDLGGIETPAGVAVSGSAPLKVSFSGFPPNLDWTAEVPLTHLDITIQQAFRKPGGVNGSLSASGKFVGDELLLTNGRLTMPGLHVAASGMLRDAAGNFRGITLNVKKTELKDVARLVPAAAGMGLSGPIEAALSIKPIQKGAAPAGTIRLLGVDYRPDKAGWAVEKMKGTIELDGTSVEVPDLTGNLSGAVEGPLKLKGALNGIGSVESLNGRVSAYVGQGRIKADRLRGILDQTRLLVGTLINPQSPDKAKDPLEFQSLAGDFQIASGTARTDNLTLKGPNLGCGVIGSLRLTSMDLDALVGIHTVTVVGDALGKIPAVKQFVKKHEGLLAATGLDKELKRIGIDVGDTKEAKPGQPPQVVKTPVTMILKLKGPASSPNVAPVLETAVEKGTLTRLKSLMN; encoded by the coding sequence AGATCTCTGCCTCCTTTCCCAGTTTGATTCATTTGAGTTTCGAGGGGATTTCGGTCAATTCCCCACGAGGAAAAAGAATCCTCTCAGCCGATAAGGTGGTACTGTCCCCGGCTTTAAGGCCGTTGCTGAACCGCGAGGTATCGGTGGAGTCGATCACCGTGCAGGGATTGAGACTCTCGGTGGATCATATTCGCGAAGGCGAGGACAAGGAAACATCGGAACCCGCTTCGCGATTGGCGGCACAGAAGCAGACTCAAGGAGACGGCGGGGTCGATGCCCCGCCCACCGGTGCAACGCAAGCAGCCGGACCTGAAGAAAGACCTGCGGAAAAGGCCGGCACCTTTCGGTGGTCCGTGAATAAGGTCAAGGTGGTGGATGCACGAATCGACTGGGCGGACAGGCAGATTGTCCCAGGCAGGGAAGTAGTGGTCTCGCTCAACGGACTTGATGGCTCTCTGATTCGCCGGAACGAGGGGAATTCCTTCGCTGTGAACCTGGCCGCGTTGATCAGCGTGGACAAAGCAAACAGCGGGGCGGTCAAGATCGGAGGAACTATCACCGCGAACAGCGATTTGTCACGCGTAATAGGAGGGCAGATCGACCTTTCGGGGGAATCATTGGAACTCAAGCCTTTCCATGCGTTACTCCCGGCATCAACGCCCCTTTTCAGGGAATTCGACTCGGCCGTGGTTGGCGGCCGATTTTCGTGGGAAGACGCACAGCGGCCCAGAATAACCTGTAAATTGGACTTGAAAGCCGCAAACAAGGGGCACGCGCAAGTAGGCCTCCAAGCAGAGTTGGTAGCGGCCGAAGATTTGTCATCAGTTGAAGAAATCCGTGGGACCGCAGAGACGGCTTCTCTTCCATTAAGTTTTATCAGAGCACATTTGCCTGCACAGATTCCCCTCGATCCATCTCAAGGAGTTGTCAAAGGCAGCCTCAAGGGAGAATGGACCACGGGCAAAGACTGGTTGGTAGGAGGCGCTCTCGGGGTGGAAGATGCAGCCCCGACTGGAAGCATCAAAGGCATCGCCAAGCACTTGCGGTTATGGGCGCACATCAAGGTGAATCCTCAACTGTTACTCCTGGAAAATATGGAAGTCTTTGGGGCCACCAGGCTTGCGTCCATAGGGGGTAAAGTCACCAAGCCATTTTCACCGAACCCCGGCATAGACCTGAAGGGGGAGGTGGCTGTGGAGCCACATTGGCTCAAAGGATTCGGCATTCAGATCCCGAAAACCCTTGAAATCGGCGGCGTGATCCCCGTTCGAGGACTCGTAAGAGGCGACGCGGACCAACTGTGGATGGATTTGACCGGAGACCTTACGGGGACATCCATCAAGTGGAACCAATCTTTTCGCAAGGAGCCGGGGAAGAAAGCGACCCTATCCTTCAAAGGGAAATTTCTGCCGAGTCGGGACGGCAAGGTCCGCCAGCAGAAACCCGAAGCCTTGATTCGCCTGAGCATGGCTGGTGTGAATCTCCGGTTGACCCCCAAAGCGCCTTGGATGTCGGGCGCTGTTGTTCAGTTGGATTCTAGAGTCCTTACAAACGGAAGCGCTTTTGATTTCAAAGACGCTGTCCTCGCTGTGAGGCGGGGATCGGAGGCCGGCGACCTTCTGACCGCCAAGGCGTCTGCCAACGGGGTGGGGTCGGCTTCACCTCGGATCGAGGCGAACGGGACGGTGGTTCTGGACAAAAGACTGCTTGATCTGGGAGGTATCGAGACCCCGGCAGGGGTCGCTGTATCCGGCAGCGCTCCCTTGAAGGTCTCCTTTAGCGGTTTCCCGCCCAACTTGGACTGGACCGCTGAGGTTCCATTGACTCATCTGGACATAACCATTCAGCAGGCCTTCAGAAAGCCAGGCGGAGTGAACGGCTCTCTGAGCGCTTCCGGTAAATTTGTAGGAGATGAGCTATTGCTGACCAACGGTCGCTTGACCATGCCCGGGCTCCACGTTGCGGCTAGCGGAATGCTGCGAGATGCCGCGGGAAATTTCCGTGGCATAACTCTCAACGTGAAAAAGACCGAATTGAAAGATGTAGCTCGGCTGGTCCCCGCAGCCGCGGGTATGGGCCTGTCAGGGCCGATTGAAGCCGCACTGAGCATAAAGCCTATCCAGAAAGGAGCGGCTCCCGCTGGGACTATTCGTCTATTGGGTGTGGATTATCGCCCGGACAAGGCTGGTTGGGCCGTTGAAAAAATGAAAGGGACCATTGAACTGGACGGCACCTCGGTAGAAGTTCCCGATTTGACCGGCAACCTTTCCGGGGCCGTTGAAGGACCACTGAAACTCAAAGGGGCCCTGAACGGGATCGGTTCTGTGGAGAGCCTCAACGGCCGGGTCTCTGCGTATGTTGGTCAGGGGAGAATCAAAGCGGACCGACTCCGAGGCATACTAGATCAGACGCGACTCTTGGTTGGGACCCTGATAAACCCTCAATCCCCGGACAAGGCGAAAGATCCCCTGGAATTCCAGTCTCTGGCAGGAGATTTCCAGATAGCCTCGGGAACGGCTCGGACGGACAATCTGACACTGAAAGGGCCTAATCTGGGGTGTGGCGTGATAGGAAGTCTGCGCTTGACGTCCATGGACTTGGACGCGCTGGTCGGCATTCACACGGTAACTGTGGTGGGCGACGCACTCGGGAAAATACCCGCGGTGAAGCAATTCGTTAAAAAACACGAGGGCCTCCTCGCAGCAACCGGGCTTGACAAGGAACTGAAACGAATCGGCATAGACGTTGGTGATACAAAGGAAGCAAAGCCCGGCCAGCCTCCCCAAGTGGTAAAAACCCCGGTAACGATGATCCTGAAGCTAAAGGGGCCGGCGTCTTCGCCAAACGTCGCCCCTGTATTGGAGACCGCGGTGGAGAAAGGAACTCTCACACGGCTGAAATCCCTGATGAACTGA
- a CDS encoding phosphomannomutase, translated as MANSDKKALSSFKAYDIRGRIPGEFNEEMAYKIGRAYASMLSPSRVCVGRDVRLSSEAISAALTKGLNVQGCDVVDIGLCPTEEVYFVTSHMKLGGGIMVTASHNPVDYNGMKLVKEESRPISADTGLKDIEQMVLAEAFKAESAKKGSAQSIDTRDAYVEHLLGYVDPAKIAPLKVVMNCGNGCAGPVINKLEPRLPLECIKMFPEPDGSFPNGIPNPILPENRGVTAEAVISNKADLGIAWDGDCDRCFFFDEKGQFIEGYYLVGFLAKAFLRGRPGARIVHDPRLIWNTVEMVREAGGIPVVTKAGHAFIKERMRQEDAIYGGEMSAHHYFRDFAYCDSGMIPWLLLAELISAEGKPFSELMRARMEKYPVSGEINRTVSDPHGAMAGIETKYKNYALSVDHIDGLSMEFKDWRFNLRPSNTEPVIRLNVETRQNKDLLHEKTQELLALIEALARN; from the coding sequence ATGGCAAATTCTGACAAAAAGGCGTTGAGCAGCTTTAAAGCATACGACATACGCGGGCGCATCCCTGGCGAGTTTAATGAAGAGATGGCCTATAAGATCGGCAGGGCCTACGCTTCCATGCTTTCCCCATCGAGGGTATGCGTCGGCCGCGATGTGCGGCTCTCCAGTGAGGCGATTTCAGCCGCGCTTACAAAGGGACTGAACGTCCAGGGATGCGACGTTGTCGACATCGGCCTTTGTCCCACCGAAGAAGTCTACTTTGTCACGTCGCACATGAAACTTGGCGGGGGCATCATGGTGACGGCCAGCCACAATCCGGTGGACTACAACGGCATGAAACTGGTCAAGGAGGAGTCCCGGCCTATAAGCGCTGACACGGGATTGAAGGACATAGAGCAAATGGTTCTGGCTGAGGCTTTCAAAGCGGAGTCCGCGAAAAAGGGTTCTGCTCAGTCAATTGATACCAGAGACGCGTACGTGGAACATCTCCTCGGTTACGTTGATCCGGCGAAGATCGCCCCACTCAAAGTCGTCATGAATTGCGGAAACGGATGCGCGGGTCCTGTGATTAACAAACTTGAGCCCAGACTGCCTCTGGAATGCATCAAAATGTTTCCTGAACCGGACGGAAGTTTTCCCAACGGCATTCCGAACCCAATTCTTCCGGAGAACAGGGGGGTCACCGCGGAAGCCGTTATTTCGAACAAGGCCGACCTGGGGATAGCCTGGGATGGCGATTGCGACCGGTGCTTCTTCTTCGACGAAAAAGGGCAGTTCATTGAAGGGTACTACCTGGTCGGGTTCCTGGCCAAGGCCTTTCTCAGAGGCCGTCCCGGCGCCCGGATAGTTCACGATCCAAGGCTGATATGGAACACGGTCGAGATGGTCCGGGAAGCAGGCGGAATCCCGGTCGTCACCAAGGCCGGCCACGCCTTTATTAAGGAGAGAATGCGTCAGGAAGATGCTATTTATGGCGGTGAAATGTCAGCGCACCACTATTTCAGGGACTTCGCATACTGTGACAGCGGTATGATTCCATGGCTTCTTCTTGCGGAATTGATCAGCGCTGAAGGCAAGCCGTTTTCGGAACTCATGCGAGCTAGAATGGAAAAATACCCGGTGAGCGGCGAGATTAACCGGACCGTCTCCGATCCACATGGGGCCATGGCCGGGATCGAGACCAAGTACAAAAATTATGCTTTGTCCGTCGACCATATCGACGGCCTGAGCATGGAATTCAAGGACTGGAGATTTAACCTCCGTCCTTCAAACACCGAACCTGTCATACGATTGAACGTGGAAACCAGGCAGAACAAGGACTTGCTGCACGAAAAGACCCAGGAACTATTAGCGTTGATAGAGGCCCTAGCTAGAAATTGA
- a CDS encoding Zn-ribbon domain-containing OB-fold protein, with protein sequence MGFEQFGIISFTGTTKAEQFIDFLKDNELRGTVCMRCGAKFFPPRSDCDVCLSSDMEWYAVTGEGTLITFTKAMFAPAGFEKDAPYVLGVAEFPDGTKVFGRLDKSLSDDAIKPGMKVKIKTVNLENDRLSYELTAA encoded by the coding sequence ATGGGCTTCGAACAATTCGGTATCATAAGCTTCACCGGGACCACGAAAGCTGAACAGTTCATCGATTTTTTGAAAGACAACGAGCTTCGAGGGACTGTGTGCATGCGTTGCGGCGCGAAATTCTTTCCACCGCGAAGCGATTGCGACGTCTGCCTGAGCAGTGACATGGAATGGTACGCTGTCACGGGCGAAGGCACTCTTATTACGTTCACCAAGGCAATGTTCGCTCCCGCAGGGTTCGAAAAGGACGCCCCGTACGTGCTGGGTGTGGCTGAATTCCCCGATGGGACAAAGGTTTTCGGCCGTTTGGACAAGTCGCTTAGCGATGACGCGATTAAGCCCGGAATGAAAGTGAAGATCAAAACCGTCAACCTGGAAAACGACCGCCTGAGCTACGAATTGACAGCCGCCTGA
- a CDS encoding tripartite tricarboxylate transporter permease — MELLDHLSLGLQTCMSLSNLLYCLVGVIVGTAIGVLPGLGPVATIALLLPMTFGLKPVSALIMLSGIYYGAQYGGSTTSILVNLPGEASSAVTTIDGYQMARRGNAGKALSTAAIGSFIAGTTATFVIALAAAPLAEMALRFGPAEYFSLMVLGLVMSIVLGAGSLLHAAGMVVLGLLLGLVGTDVNSGTARFTLGFPELMDGINFVVIAMGVYGLGEIVANLQHENIREPIPTKVSGFLLTREDFKRILPPVARGSAIGSVLGILPGGGALLSSFASYALEKMVSKTPEKFGRGAIEGVAAPESANNAGAQTSFIPMLTLGLPSNPVMALMIGAMIIHGIQPGPSVMTEQPALFWGLIVSMWMGNLMLLVLNLPLIGIWVRMIAVPYHLLYQAILVFCAIGAFGLSNRTFDLYLMAVFGFLGYIFRKLGCEPAPMMLGFILGPMIEEYLRRALQLSRGDPMVLVTRPVSLAMLCVALVALLVVISPRMHKKREEAFQEEV, encoded by the coding sequence ATGGAGTTGCTGGACCACCTGTCGCTGGGCCTGCAAACATGCATGAGTTTGAGCAACCTTCTCTACTGCCTTGTCGGCGTCATCGTCGGCACCGCGATCGGGGTCTTGCCCGGATTGGGACCGGTGGCGACCATCGCCCTGCTGCTGCCAATGACCTTTGGCTTGAAGCCGGTGTCCGCGCTCATCATGCTCTCCGGCATCTACTACGGTGCGCAGTACGGTGGATCGACGACCTCCATCCTGGTAAATCTTCCGGGTGAAGCCTCTTCGGCGGTGACAACCATCGACGGCTACCAAATGGCGCGCCGGGGGAACGCGGGTAAAGCACTGTCGACCGCCGCAATCGGCTCCTTTATCGCCGGAACGACCGCAACCTTCGTCATCGCACTGGCGGCGGCGCCGCTTGCCGAGATGGCCCTCAGATTCGGACCGGCAGAATACTTTTCCTTAATGGTGCTCGGCCTGGTCATGTCGATCGTGCTGGGCGCCGGCTCGCTCCTCCACGCCGCGGGTATGGTTGTCCTGGGGCTGCTGCTCGGGCTGGTGGGAACAGACGTAAACTCGGGAACGGCCCGCTTCACTCTGGGTTTCCCGGAACTGATGGACGGCATCAATTTCGTAGTCATCGCCATGGGTGTCTACGGGTTGGGCGAGATAGTAGCCAACCTGCAGCACGAAAATATAAGGGAGCCCATACCGACCAAGGTGAGCGGCTTTCTGCTGACACGGGAGGATTTTAAACGCATTTTGCCGCCGGTGGCGCGTGGATCGGCGATCGGGTCGGTGCTGGGTATTTTGCCTGGAGGCGGCGCCTTGTTGTCATCCTTTGCATCCTATGCCCTCGAGAAAATGGTATCCAAGACGCCGGAGAAATTCGGCCGGGGGGCCATCGAAGGCGTGGCCGCGCCGGAATCGGCAAACAACGCCGGCGCGCAGACCTCGTTCATTCCAATGCTCACCTTGGGGCTCCCTTCCAATCCTGTCATGGCCCTTATGATCGGCGCGATGATCATCCACGGCATTCAGCCCGGACCATCGGTCATGACCGAACAGCCGGCGCTGTTCTGGGGGCTCATCGTCTCGATGTGGATGGGCAATCTGATGCTGCTGGTGCTCAATCTGCCGCTGATCGGGATTTGGGTGAGGATGATAGCGGTACCCTATCACCTGCTCTATCAGGCAATTCTGGTGTTCTGCGCAATCGGCGCCTTCGGGCTATCCAATAGGACTTTCGATCTTTACCTGATGGCGGTCTTCGGTTTCCTCGGCTACATTTTTCGCAAGCTGGGGTGTGAACCCGCGCCGATGATGCTCGGTTTTATTTTGGGACCGATGATAGAAGAGTACTTGCGGCGAGCCTTGCAGCTCTCCAGAGGGGACCCGATGGTGCTGGTCACCCGGCCGGTCAGCTTGGCCATGCTGTGTGTGGCGCTGGTTGCGCTGCTGGTGGTAATAAGCCCGAGGATGCACAAAAAACGGGAGGAAGCATTCCAGGAGGAAGTCTGA
- a CDS encoding tripartite tricarboxylate transporter TctB family protein, whose translation MAVRVRNQKDFWAGILYAGFGAAGLAIARHYSPGTSARMGAGYFPTLLSGLLMVFGMIALARSFLRDGEPIGKLAWKQCLIVCGAVVVFGLLLKGAGLPVSLAALILLSGLGSGKSRIDLRTVAVMLGLIVFCVLVFIKALGVPIPLLGSWLGR comes from the coding sequence ATGGCAGTGAGGGTTCGAAATCAGAAGGATTTCTGGGCGGGAATCTTGTATGCGGGTTTTGGAGCGGCGGGGCTGGCCATAGCCCGACACTACAGCCCGGGTACTTCCGCACGGATGGGGGCCGGATACTTCCCGACGCTGCTGAGCGGCTTGCTGATGGTTTTCGGTATGATTGCACTGGCGCGCTCGTTCCTGCGCGATGGGGAGCCGATAGGCAAGCTGGCATGGAAACAGTGCCTGATCGTATGCGGCGCTGTGGTGGTCTTTGGCCTGCTGCTGAAAGGGGCGGGGCTTCCTGTCTCACTGGCGGCGCTGATTCTGCTCAGTGGACTGGGAAGCGGCAAGTCCCGCATCGATTTACGTACAGTTGCGGTCATGCTTGGTCTGATCGTATTCTGCGTGCTGGTCTTTATCAAAGCTTTGGGCGTTCCGATACCCCTGCTAGGCTCATGGCTCGGCAGGTAG